A stretch of Bombus huntii isolate Logan2020A chromosome 7, iyBomHunt1.1, whole genome shotgun sequence DNA encodes these proteins:
- the LOC126867628 gene encoding uncharacterized protein LOC126867628 isoform X2, producing MCSFSIYDRREITTKPPKRRESVLPWYTPGKVDSNEDLSRSPKWQKDPENPASREPYVIDAEAKTWSPWRRNQGSDIEQRTEVADDSQSTTNFDQHAGSSLEYGQFEQQENKKLFPDSDDLEKGKDKGEKQKASKGNDFQMTIKDDQDFYEGVPADSTKPRKEKILISTIQKSTVARYDAKRGVQCPELDSTGQFVYPPDCKFFVNCWKGRAFVQPCAPGTLFNPDTLECDFPHKVKCYGGEVADFPSNEHLDSSGSREPLLSGSHQGYSGHGRPQEPRCPPYITGLIAHASDCTKFLQCVNGATYIMDCGLGTVFNPSASVCDWPHNVRGCEDALKSKEEVTTPMVPPDYENYGNGRLQSHTTEQPRKISCPVDYTGLLPHPDTCNKFLQCVKGGTFIMDCGPGTAFNPVISVCDWPYNVPGCSKDKPSQTQHSVGSQTTFKPWSSHGSTDSSTWQYTNHHNHTSQGHYRPGYSHGYPNHPVTITPSGTDWDSLRPTWIPSWKPGAWTTAMPTYSQGQPPTNTNTHYGSSNEHHRYKGHSQWGHTSSSGYPHFQWHHHNHGPIDQNDYNNRPHHHYHHHHHYPHGPIYDPNKNTESQQPAPPNGHSFPQRPGDQESETGSWHSNHGYQHEHHHYHHNNKGIPEVVPSFPWHGEESGQQTQQPPFDQTEDHKTSDGRFDYSPNRGHVNVNQGQEFTPNRQEYGRSGPEFPQSGSDQTVIPNVYADGNSQSSVDDNSRFNVQTVENRTSWQPVPIGNRFNLSSWSQYGPGQMPNQNQNRRWDQGPTTEDGKVRDWGSRTDIYQSTADKQADSKLDAWASKMNIFLHGKGQHGPGVKTVSFNSTKLAYPNGIYVNINGTRGHFITKEIEVNQGHSKTKTYRPNDLRGPNEFSKNDENLYVNSQMTNFDHIPPAVLQPPPITSVNRPPESNGESQTQNTYSYGNNPRRPKLTSYTNFTSSGDLSGSGTNYNHVFVPSTNLQPPYPTLNWSLLFPLLVNFSRSDNYYPPVPSIYLQPPYEPVQTNKTSSIGWQHPPAPSFELQPPAPSFELQPPAPSFELQPPAPSFELQPPLIEPTDHDFNPNFTIRNQLTSPNFISNVTGQYPLVPSSNLEPPYEESSDRSSDLPSTVSSTTQQIPETYASISPQKKKKSTDTTEDKIITTTDSNLPTVWIENENPPSNDYPDIIEPDYEPDVDLLDDKKVWKPVLVYENKTQAATESTAVMKINKKNSDLDLFNIEAAPFEEKEPPFPSYYIPPVEPIDHSKKTTLPTPISGQVIRLRGGSGPYDGYVEVQGTNPGWGIVCDARNSWTLKEAHVVCKQLGYYRGAEMAWQGRNTRNGVPTWIAANSVSCQGNEGKFQSCKFTHEQKCRVERDAIGVRCVLNRISHCRKDEIPYEGQCYHLAEPESGLNHQEAFDYCTQRQSRLIDITSQAENNFISEWVLQTRPEVTSIMTSGVGLTTLNRTLWLWEDSSRAKFRFTKWWPGWMEDKKHPPFTGIRPLCIVMKRKFPCHERPDSTCLADYFFWDAEDCASSAKGHSYICERPYDDIGCIYGKGNQYAGNANMSASGKDCLSWSDPRVAHSLAIHVLNQDVREKLKSHNYCRNPNPNRESRPWCYTGSRGEQEHCDIPPCGNTGSQRSLTTGRCKPKHFECMPEECIPSPWVCDGEEDCTNGADERDCVSHMDFFQKYSEHKLEGYDVQKWLNTPLKTCALRCKEADFTCRSFAHKAAGNICLLSDSNVGMTGSLQPNKEHDYYEMKDRSIDCNGMFVCENRKCINKTQVCNGKNDCNDRSDESICTVENLDYQIRLAGSENDYEGRVEVKILGVWGQVCDDGFGMIDAEVICKELGFGLGALEVTPGGFFGNMNPATRFMVDQLKCRGNETSLRECDFDGWGVHDCQPEEAVGIVCKTAVNTCQEGHWKCDKSPACIPTAFICDEVVDCPDGSDESAEHCNAPFEVRLANGSSPLEGRVEVRHHGIWGTVCDDDFSIATATVICRSLGYGGPATSKKDGYFGPGEGPIWLDEVFCYGNETQLYRCEHNHWGQHNCNHDEDAGVICTPGDVNDSKLHWETVSRLPEKDINDILPTNCGRRFKDFNEDEDLIFEKVVRGNIAPKGSYPWQASIRVRGHSRSNHWCGAVIVSPLHVLTAAHCLEGYNKGTYFVRAGDYNTEITEGTEIDADIEDYYVHEEFRKGHRMNNDIALVLLKKRGIPLGKNVMPICLPSENTEYPAGLNCSISGFGSIETGKSTHSKDLRYGWIPLLDQSVCRAGHVYGEGAISDGMVCAGYLDEGIDTCDGDSGGPLVCLHNGAFTLYGLTSWGQHCGRANKPGVYVRVSHYRQWIDQKIKDSLAGR from the exons ATGTGCAGCTTCTCG ATCTACGATCGCAGAGAAATAACGACAAAACCGCCGAAACGAAGAGAGTCAGTGCTTCCTTGGTATACGCCTGGCAAAGTCgattctaacgaagatttatCGCGTTCTCCAAAATGGCAGAAAGATCCAGAAAATCCTGCTTCCAGGGAACCGTATGTGATAGATGCTGAAGCAAAAACGTGGAGTCCTTGGAGAAGAAATCAGGGAAGTGATATCGAGCAAAGGACAGAGGTCGCGGATGATTCTCAAAGTACGACAAATTTCGATCAACATGCTGGTTCTTCCTTGGAGTACGGTCAGTTCGAGCAacaggaaaataaaaaactttttccGGATTCTGATGAtttggaaaaaggaaaagacaAAGGGGAGAAACAGAAAGCCTCGAAAGGAAATGATTTCCAGATGACAATAAAGGATGACCAGGATTTTTACGAAGGAGTACCTGCTGATAGCACA AAACCCCggaaagaaaaaattcttATTTCAACGATTCAAAAATCCACAGTGGCTCGATACGACGCTAAACGGGGTGTCCAATGTCCGGAACTCGATTCCACTGGGCAATTCGTGTATCCTCCTGATTGTAAATTCTTCGTAAACTGTTGGAAGGGTAGAGCTTTTGTTCAACCATGTGCCCCTGGTACTCTTTTCAATCCAGACACATTGGAATGCGATTTTCCGCACAAAGTCAAGTGTTATGGCGGAGAAGTGGCTGATTTTCCATCGAATGAGCATTTGGATTCTTCAGGAAGTCGCGAACCATTGCTGTCTGGTAGTCATCAGGGTTACAGCGGGCACGGAAGACCACAG gAACCACGATGTCCACCATATATAACAGGTTTGATAGCACATGCCTCGGATTGCACAAAATTCTTACAATGTGTAAACGGGGCTACGTATATCATGGATTGTGGTCTTGGTACTGTGTTCAATCCTTCCGCGAGTGTCTGTGATTGGCCGCACAACGTAAGGGGCTGCGAag ATGCGCTAAAATCTAAAGAAGAGGTTACGACACCAATGGTTCCTCCCGATTACGAAAACTATGGAAACGGAAGACTGCAATCCCATACAACTGAACAGCCGAGGAAAATCTCTTGTCCTGTTGATTATACAGGATTGCTGCCCCACCCAGATACATGTAACAAATTTCTTCAATGTGTGAAAGGTGGAACGTTTATCATGGATTGTGGACCCGGTACAGCCTTCAATCCTGTAATTTCTGTCTGCGATTGGCCGTACAATGTACCTGGTTGCAGCAAAG ATAAACCATCGCAAACGCAACACTCAGTCGGTTCACAAACCACCTTCAAACCCTGGTCGTCCCACGGTTCCACAGACTCCAGTACTTGGCAGTATACTAACCATCACAACCACACATCACAGGGTCATTACAGACCAGGTTACTCACACGGTTATCCCAATCATCCAGTAACAATAACTCCTTCAGGAACAGATTGGGATTCTTTAAGACCGACGTGGATACCAAGCTGGAAACCAGGTGCTTGGACGACTGCCATGCCAACCTATTCTCAAGGTCAACCTCCTACTAATACCAACACACATTATGGATCTTCTAATGAACACCATCGGTACAAAGGTCATAGTCAATGGGGTCATACATCAAGTTCAGGCTATCCACATTTCCAATGGCACCATCACAATCACGGACCGATTGATCAGAACGATTATAATAATAGGCCTCATCACCATTATCATCATCACCATCACTATCCGCACGGACCAATTTACGATCCCAATAAAAACACTGAATCGCAACAGCCTGCGCCTCCAAACGGTCACTCGTTTCCTCAAAGACCCGGAGACCAAGAAAGTGAGACTGGAAGCTGGCATTCTAATCATGGATATCAACACGAGcatcatcattatcatcaTAATAACAAAGGTATACCAGAGGTTGTTCCTAGTTTTCCATGGCATGGAGAAGAATCTGGTCAACAGACGCAACAGCCTCCTTTTGATCAGACTGAGGATCATAAGACTTCCGATGGAAGATTCGATTATTCTCCTAACAGAGGGCATGTTAATGTGAATCAAGGCCAAGAGTTTACACCTAACAGGCAGGAGTATGGGAGAAGTGGTCCTGAATTCCCTCAGTCGGGATCTGATCAAACGGTCATCCCAAATGTTTACGCTGATGGTAACTCTCAATCGTCAGTGGATGACAATTCGAGATTCAATGTACAAACTGTGGAGAATAGGACAAGCTGGCAACCAGTGCCAATAGGAAATAGGTTTAATCTTAGCAGTTGGAGTCAATACGGTCCAGGACAGATGCCGAATCAGAATCAGAATCGACGCTGGGATCAAG GTCCTACTACCGAGGATGGCAAGGTTCGTGATTGGGGATCTAGAACAGATATTTATCAGAGCACAGCTGATAAGCAAGCAGATTCAAAGTTAGATGCATGGGCGtcgaaaatgaatatttttctgcATGGTAAAGGGCAACATGGGCCAG GAGTAAAAACTGTTTCGTTCAATTCAACGAAACTTGCTTATCCAAATGGCATATACGTGAATATAAATGGCACAAGAGGCCATTTTATCACGAAGGAAATCGAAGTGAATCAAGGCCATTCGAAAACGAAAACTTACAGGCCTAATGATCTTCGTGGGCCGAATGAATTCAGCAAAAACGATGAGAATCTCTACGTTAACTCTCAAATGACGAATTTTGATCACATACCACCTGCAGTTCTTCAGCCACCACCTATTACTTCAGTTAATCGTCCACCTGAATCCAATGGCGAGTCACAAActcaaaatacatattctTACGGGAATAATCCTCGACGTCCAAAATTGACGAGTTACACGAATTTTACAAGTTCTGGAGATTTATCAGGATCtg GTACTAATTACAACCACGTGTTCGTGCCGTCAACGAATCTTCAGCCACCATATCCAACTCTCAACTGGTCCTTGCTCTTTCCTCTTTTAGTAAATTTCTCACGAAGCGATAATTATTATCCACCAGTACCATCTATCTATTTGCAACCGCCATATGAACCTGTTCAGACGAACAAAACGTCTTCCATTGGTTGGCAACATCCACCTGCTCCATCCTTTGAACTTCAACCACCTGCTCCATCCTTCGAACTTCAACCACCTGCTCCATCCTTCGAACTTCAACCACCTGCTCCATCCTTCGAACTTCAACCACCGCTCATCGAACCAACAGACCACGATTTTAATCCAAATTTTACAATCAGAAATCAACTGACTTCTCCAAATTTCATATCAAACGTCACTGGCCAATATCCACTCGTTCCATCGAGTAATCTCGAACCACCGTACGAAGAATCCAGTGATCGATCCAGTGATTTGCCTTCCACTGTCAGTAGTACGACTCAACAAATTCCAGAGACGTACGCGTCAATTTCACCgcagaagaaaaagaagagtaCCGATACAACtgaagataaaataattacgaCGACTGATTCGAACCTGCCTACTGTGTGGATAGAGAATGAAAATCCTCCGAGCAACGATTATCCAGATATCATTGAGCCTGATTACGAACCTGACGTGGACTTGTTGGATGATAAGAAAGTTTGGAAGCCGGTATTGGTTTATGAGAATAAAACTCAGGCTGCTACCGAGTCTACCGCtgttatgaaaattaataagaaGAATTCGGATCTAGACCTTTTTAATATCGAGGCCGCTCCGTTTGAAGAAA aaGAGCCACCATTCCCATCGTACTACATTCCACCAGTAGAACCGATAGATCACTCCAAAAAGACTACTTTGCCAACACCAATTTCCGGTCAG GTGATTCGACTTAGAGGGGGTTCTGGACCTTACGATGGATATGTTGAAGTTCAAGGTACGAATCCTGGTTGGGGAATCGTTTGCGATGCGAGAAACAGCTGGACTTTGAAGGAAGCACATGTTGTATGCAAACAACTTGGATATTACag AGGCGCCGAGATGGCTTGGCAAGGGAGAAATACCCGAAACGGAGTGCCAACTTGGATCGCCGCAAATTCTGTCTCGTGTCAAGGCAACGAGGGCAAATTTCAATCGTGCAA ATTTACTCATGAGCAAAAATGTCGCGTGGAGAGGGACGCGATTGGTGTGAGATGTGTACTAAATCGCATCTCTCACTGTCGTAAGGATGAGATACCATACGAAGGACAATGTTATCACTTAGCTGAACCGGAGAGTGGTTTAAACCACCAGGAAGCATTCGATTATTGCACGCAGAGACAGTCACGACTCATCGATATTACCAGCCAAGCGGAGAACAATTTCATTTCTGAATGGGTCTTGCAAACGCGACCGGAAGTCACGTCGATAATGACTTCCGGCGTTGGTTTGACTACTTTGAATCGTACCCTGTGGCTTTGGGAAGACTCTTCTCGCGCGAAATTTAG GTTTACGAAATGGTGGCCTGGTTGGATGGAGGATAAGAAACATCCTCCGTTCACGGGTATTCGCCCTCTTTGTATCGTAATGAAGCGCAAATTTCCATGTCACGAGAGGCCAGACTCGACTTGCCTTGCTGATTACTTCTTTTGGGATGCCGAGGACTGTGCTTCCTCTGCTAAAGGTCACTCTTACATTTGCGAGAGGCCCTACGACGACATTG GTTGCATTTATGGAAAAGGAAATCAGTATGCTGGAAATGCGAATATGTCAGCGTCAGGGAAGGATTGCTTGTCATGGAGTGATCCGAGAGTTGCTCACTCACTCGCAATTCAT GTTCTTAATCAAGATGTacgagaaaaattgaaaagccACAATTACTGTAGAAATCCAAATCCAAACAGAGAAAGTAGGCCATGGTGTTACACGGGATCACGGGGAGAACAAGAGCATTGTGATATTCCACCCTGTGGAAATACAG GTTCTCAGAGATCACTTACAACGGGTCGATGCAAGCCTAAGCATTTCGAATGTATGCCAGAAGAGTGTATTCCTTCACCATGGGTTTGCGATGGAGAAGAA GATTGCACAAATGGAGCAGACGAAAGAGATTGCGTTTCACACATGGACTTTTTTCAAAAGTATTCCGAGCACAAATTAGAAGGGTACGACGTCCAAAAGTGGTTGAACACACCGTTGAAGACGTGCGCCCTCAGATGCAAAGAGGCTGATTTTACTTGCCGATCCTTTGCACATAA GGCAGCAGGAAATATTTGTCTGTTAAGTGACAGCAACGTGGGAATGACAGGATCCTTGCAACCTAACAAAGAACACGATTACTATGAAATGAAGGATAGAAGCATCGATTGCAATGGAATGTTCGTGTGTGAGAACCGCAAGtgtataaataaaacacaAGTGTGCAATGGAAAAAATGACTGCAATGATCGTAGCGATGAAAGCATTTGTACCGTAGAAAATTTAGATTATCAGATTCGGCTGGCTGGTTCGGAAAATGATTACGAAGGCAGAGTTGAAGTTAAAA TTTTGGGTGTTTGGGGACAAGTGTGCGACGATGGGTTTGGAATGATCGATGCCGAGGTAATTTGCAAAGAGCTTGGTTTTGGTCTTGGTGCCCTGGAAGTTACGCCAGGGGGATTCTTTGGAAATATGAATCCAGCCACCAGATTCATGGTAGATCAATTGAAATGTCGAGGCAACGAGACTTCTTTACGTGAATGCGATTTTGATgg CTGGGGTGTGCATGATTGCCAACCAGAAGAAGCAGTAGGTATCGTTTGTAAGACTGCAGTTAATACTTGTCAGGAGGGTCACTGGAAGTGCGACAAAAGTCCGGCGTGTATTCCAACGGCGTTTATATGCGACGAGGTTGTCGACTGTCCGGATGGTTCGGATGAGAGTGCTGAACATTGCAAC GCACCATTCGAGGTTCGTTTAGCGAATGGAAGTTCGCCACTAGAAGGAAGGGTCGAAGTTCGTCATCATGGTATATGGGGTACCGTTTGTGACGACGATTTCTCAATTGCAACTGCAACGGTGATTTGTAGATCCTTGGGATACGGTGGACCTGCAACTTCAAAGAAAGACGGCTACTTCGGTCCAGGAGAAGGACCAATTTGGCTGGATGAA GTTTTCTGTTACGGAAACGAGACCCAGCTGTATCGATGCGAGCACAATCACTGGGGTCAACATAATTGCAATCACGACGAGGACGCAGGTGTGATTTGTACACCTGGAGACGTTAACGATTCCAAG TTGCACTGGGAGACTGTGTCGCGTTTGCCAGAGAAGGACATCAATGATATACTTCCGACCAATTGCGGTAGGCGATTTAAAGACTTCAATGAGGATGAGGATCTTATATTCGAAAAGGTGGTGCGAGGTAATATTGCACCGAAAGGATCCTATCCTTGGCAG GCCAGTATACGTGTACGAGGACATAGTAGATCGAATCATTGGTGTGGAGCGGTAATTGTTTCTCCGTTGCATGTGCTCACCGCTGCACATTGCTTGGAAGGGTACAATAAAGGGACCTATTTCGTCCGTGCTGGTGATTATAATACAGAG ATTACGGAAGGAACTGAAATCGACGCCGATATCGAAGATTATTATGTTCACGAAGAGTTCCGTAAAGGGCATCGAATGAACAACGATATCGCTCTCGTGTTGCTGAAGAAACGAGGAATTCCTCTTGGCAAGAATGTTATGCCAATTTGCCTGCCATCCGAGAACACCGAGTATCCGGCAGGTCTTAATTGCAGCATTAGTGGATTTGGCAGCATCGAGACTGGGAAATCAA CTCATTCCAAAGATCTGAGATACGGCTGGATACCGTTATTAGATCAGTCCGTGTGTCGTGCCGGACACGTTTATGGCGAGGGTGCAATCAGCGATGGAATGGTTTGTGCCGGATACCTCGATGAGGGTATTGACACCTGTGACGGAGACTCTGGTGGACCATTGGTGTGCTTACACAACG GAGCTTTCACGTTGTATGGACTTACGAGTTGGGGACAACACTGTGGAAGGGCCAATAAGCCTGGTGTTTATGTTCGGGTTTCTCATTATCGTCAATGGATCGATCAAAAAATCAAAGATTCTCTTGCAGGAAGATAA